One window of Planctomycetia bacterium genomic DNA carries:
- the rpsM gene encoding 30S ribosomal protein S13, with product MPRIAGVDIPNEKRVVVALGYIYGIGPSNSKELLKEAGIDENVRAKNLTEDEISRIASIIDRNYVVEGQLRRKITQDIARLKDIQCYRGLRHRRGLPVRGQRTRTNARTRKGPKKTVAGKRGVKELRS from the coding sequence ATGCCTCGAATAGCTGGTGTTGATATTCCGAACGAGAAGCGGGTTGTTGTGGCCCTCGGCTACATCTACGGGATCGGTCCGAGCAACAGCAAAGAGCTGCTTAAGGAAGCCGGAATCGACGAGAACGTCCGAGCGAAGAACCTGACCGAGGACGAGATCAGCCGGATCGCCTCGATCATCGACCGCAATTACGTGGTTGAGGGACAGCTTCGCCGGAAGATCACTCAGGACATCGCCCGGCTCAAGGATATTCAGTGCTATCGCGGCCTTCGACATCGTCGCGGTTTGCCGGTTCGTGGACAGCGGACGCGGACGAACGCGCGAACGCGGAAGGGACCGAAGAAGACGGTTGCGGGCAAGAGGGGCGTGAAGGAACTTCGCAGCTAA
- a CDS encoding RNA polymerase sigma factor — translation MRNLELLYRDVGPDVLRFLRRFLASAADADELLQETFLVVARDDAALESARSQRAWLIGIARNLVSAHRRRSAVRRTLSLMTEPVATPPKNEGDELESIRSAIAGLPAAQQEVLQLRLADDLSYAEIAEALGIPIGTVRSRLHTAIATIRERQRGVAGSNDNSLHAMVRDNAKEA, via the coding sequence ATGCGGAATCTTGAGCTGCTCTACCGTGACGTCGGTCCGGATGTGCTGAGATTTCTGCGTCGATTTCTGGCCTCTGCGGCGGATGCCGACGAACTCCTGCAAGAGACCTTTCTTGTCGTCGCGAGAGATGATGCCGCGCTCGAAAGTGCCCGCTCACAGAGAGCATGGCTGATCGGGATCGCTAGAAATCTCGTTAGCGCTCATCGTCGTCGTTCGGCCGTCCGCAGGACGCTGAGCTTGATGACCGAGCCCGTCGCCACGCCGCCGAAAAATGAAGGCGACGAACTGGAGTCGATTCGCAGCGCCATTGCCGGGCTTCCTGCTGCGCAGCAGGAGGTCCTACAACTCCGTCTTGCCGACGACCTCAGCTATGCGGAAATCGCCGAGGCCCTCGGCATCCCGATCGGCACGGTCCGCTCGCGATTGCACACGGCAATAGCAACCATTCGCGAAAGGCAGCGTGGAGTCGCCGGCTCGAACGATAACTCATTACATGCAATGGTGCGCGACAACGCAAAGGAAGCGTGA
- the rpsK gene encoding 30S ribosomal protein S11 produces MAKSAGKKKIRRNVARGIAFVKATFNNTMITITDVNGETLCWQSAGTVGFKGTRKSTPFAAQRAGESVASAARKFGVTEIEVRVKGPGSGRESAISGLQSGGLRIQSIEDVTPLPHNGCRPARKRRV; encoded by the coding sequence GTGGCAAAGTCAGCAGGCAAAAAGAAAATCCGTCGGAATGTGGCGCGTGGCATCGCGTTCGTGAAGGCGACCTTCAACAACACGATGATCACGATCACGGACGTGAACGGTGAAACCCTCTGCTGGCAATCGGCCGGCACGGTTGGTTTCAAGGGAACACGCAAGAGTACGCCCTTCGCGGCGCAGCGCGCCGGCGAGTCGGTGGCGTCGGCGGCGCGGAAGTTCGGTGTGACGGAAATAGAGGTTCGCGTCAAAGGCCCCGGCAGCGGACGTGAGTCGGCCATTTCGGGCCTGCAGTCCGGCGGCCTGCGGATTCAATCGATCGAAGACGTGACGCCCCTGCCGCATAACGGGTGTCGTCCGGCACGAAAGCGGCGGGTCTAA
- a CDS encoding adenylate kinase, whose protein sequence is MIVVLLGPPGAGKGTQAVRISKTFGLQHLSSGDILRAERKEMTELGRKAQDFMDRGDLVPDDLILAMMMDRIGRPGAAKGCLLDGFPRTVAQAEGLDERLSERGAKIDIVVNMEVDDAEVTRRLTGRWSCPTDGRIYHEMFSPPGKAGVCDDCGTALTRRKDDEPSVVAQRVKTYHAETKPLVAYYQARGLLRPVDASGTVDAVTASIEKVCRAK, encoded by the coding sequence GTGATTGTCGTCTTGTTAGGTCCGCCCGGTGCCGGGAAGGGAACTCAGGCGGTCAGGATCTCGAAGACCTTCGGATTGCAGCATCTGTCCAGTGGGGACATCCTCCGGGCGGAGCGTAAGGAGATGACGGAACTTGGCCGGAAGGCCCAGGATTTCATGGATCGCGGCGATCTGGTTCCAGATGACTTGATCCTCGCCATGATGATGGATCGGATCGGTCGTCCCGGTGCTGCAAAAGGGTGCCTGCTGGACGGTTTTCCCCGGACAGTCGCACAGGCGGAGGGCCTGGACGAGAGACTGTCGGAGCGCGGCGCTAAGATTGATATTGTGGTCAACATGGAAGTTGACGACGCGGAAGTGACCCGGCGTTTGACTGGTCGGTGGTCCTGCCCCACGGATGGGCGGATCTATCACGAGATGTTTTCACCGCCGGGCAAGGCCGGGGTGTGTGATGATTGCGGCACGGCGCTGACGCGACGAAAGGACGACGAGCCTTCGGTCGTGGCGCAGCGGGTCAAGACGTACCACGCCGAGACCAAGCCGCTGGTGGCGTATTATCAAGCCCGCGGGCTTCTTCGGCCGGTGGATGCAAGCGGCACAGTGGACGCGGTGACCGCATCGATTGAGAAGGTCTGTCGAGCGAAATGA
- the rpsD gene encoding 30S ribosomal protein S4 → MGRNLGPVCRMCRREGIKLMLKGSRCESAKCPMEKPSRNAPPGAGRAFRRGTSSEYGKRLRETQKVKRYYGLWDKQFRRYFERSQHSTENTGIALLGLLERRLDNVVCKLGFSPSRKAARIAIGHNHFMVNGQRVNKPGYLVRVGDKISVQRRDESQKYVRSFFDLDPNRAVQSWLRLDPAKLEATVEAMPARDDVQIPVEEQLVIEFCSR, encoded by the coding sequence ATGGGTAGAAATTTAGGTCCAGTATGTCGCATGTGTCGCCGGGAGGGCATCAAGTTGATGCTCAAGGGTTCACGCTGCGAGAGCGCGAAATGTCCGATGGAAAAGCCGTCTCGCAACGCGCCGCCCGGCGCGGGCCGGGCCTTCCGGAGAGGGACCAGCAGCGAATACGGCAAGCGCCTCCGCGAGACGCAGAAGGTCAAGCGGTATTACGGTCTCTGGGACAAGCAGTTCCGACGCTATTTCGAGCGATCGCAACATAGCACCGAGAACACGGGTATCGCCCTACTCGGTCTGCTGGAGCGGCGACTGGACAATGTCGTGTGCAAGCTGGGCTTTTCTCCATCGCGCAAGGCGGCGCGCATCGCGATTGGTCATAACCATTTCATGGTGAATGGACAGCGGGTGAACAAGCCCGGTTATCTGGTGCGGGTGGGCGACAAGATTTCGGTGCAGAGGCGGGATGAGAGCCAGAAGTATGTTCGCTCATTCTTTGATCTGGATCCGAACCGCGCGGTGCAATCCTGGCTGCGGCTGGACCCGGCCAAGCTTGAGGCGACGGTCGAGGCGATGCCGGCGCGCGATGACGTGCAGATACCGGTAGAAGAACAACTAGTGATCGAGTTCTGTAGTCGATGA
- a CDS encoding HIT family protein: MSANCIFCKIASGQIPSLRVFESDDAVAFLDIAPLAPGHTLLIPKSHCSSLLEASPELLGRLTMHLPSLARAVLKSTGATGLNVLQNSGESSGQAVFHLHFHLIPRVSDDRLGFRWNAGDYEAGEAESMQARIKSSLAGH; this comes from the coding sequence GTGAGCGCGAACTGCATTTTTTGCAAGATCGCATCCGGCCAGATTCCGTCCCTTCGCGTGTTTGAGTCGGATGACGCCGTGGCGTTTCTCGATATTGCGCCACTCGCGCCGGGGCATACCCTGCTTATTCCAAAGTCACATTGCTCGAGCCTGTTGGAGGCATCGCCCGAGCTTCTTGGCCGGTTGACGATGCACCTGCCGTCGCTTGCTCGAGCGGTCCTGAAGAGCACGGGGGCTACGGGCCTGAACGTCCTGCAAAACAGCGGCGAATCGAGCGGGCAAGCTGTGTTCCACCTCCACTTCCACCTCATTCCCCGCGTCTCGGATGACCGGCTGGGCTTTCGATGGAATGCCGGCGATTACGAGGCAGGGGAGGCCGAGTCGATGCAGGCGCGCATCAAATCATCCCTGGCGGGGCATTGA
- a CDS encoding protein kinase encodes MSDPRDDLPIMPSRDKPSVVDAHSVEQSRPFYPGLPTGTGIGKYRILGRIRAYHNAVVYKARDLMLDRLVAIKQMTPELIDSPIACGNFRREAQFLARIPKDSRYILNIHELIEDELGLFIVEEYVPGHWLESLIFKRHIDQSGAYRLLKTASMGLRTLHNHMIVHRDIQPGNIMITKNLSAKLANLASAAQEGDLSPPPVITPQYAAPELLLEQRYDNRVDIYGLGMTVYEICVGRPALERHFPEIYSSPFPVGKWIEWQTDASRHLPDASELNPLVPPALTTILRKMTAKSLDHRYSSIDQVLEAVAAYLTGAPTTASARLLKGYSESGAQDSWQQKLLPNAEAPAETRDNYEMPAAEPTRRRTHTHTVRSARQRFRDEARWEWGAEAIVETPVGPRTRGAGTWNRQRRPGRGFSPPRPQKVVVIPPPPSSKPIVHKSHAPRVLAWTISLLFFLISVGAIGYGGWYYNYGPGATHPVEPVIAKGIAAYEAGRYEESERQFAAAAGMKLSDRDKNIWSERIQFWTELVQAQFALNRDEYEVVQVLLRNAARSGIDPAKVDELQQKAWLKHDAQRLASQGMEEIAAGNIHAVEEKLEEYAQKAAAVGLDPTRLESTLKETKQDIKQREYLQQATKALREGKFLEAITACEKAEQVLVSTATRELRNAIANAQARQDWIDKGDRAIADREFSEAERCYSNALLIGPDIATEKKGRLARAYVLLDEALENIKAGELLDAESKLKSSLWNTETPEVRAKLAQLDSAFAAARLVRRADRRAEEGDFERARSLYERALPSLPTPADERCRQKLLGIKRAKLLWDGDQALGNGDREMAEDLFIQARKLAPGKDVDDRLNRLNHPTSGPG; translated from the coding sequence ATGTCTGACCCACGAGATGATCTTCCCATCATGCCGTCGCGCGACAAGCCATCCGTCGTCGACGCCCATTCCGTGGAGCAAAGCCGCCCGTTCTATCCAGGCCTCCCCACCGGCACCGGCATCGGGAAATACCGCATCCTTGGACGAATCCGAGCCTATCACAACGCCGTCGTCTACAAGGCTCGAGACCTCATGCTCGACCGGCTAGTCGCCATCAAGCAGATGACCCCCGAACTGATCGACAGTCCCATCGCCTGCGGCAACTTCCGACGCGAGGCGCAATTTCTCGCCAGGATTCCCAAGGACTCTCGATACATCCTGAACATTCACGAACTCATCGAGGATGAATTAGGCCTCTTCATCGTCGAAGAGTACGTCCCCGGCCACTGGCTCGAGTCACTCATTTTCAAACGCCACATTGACCAGAGCGGCGCCTATCGGCTCCTCAAGACCGCATCCATGGGCTTGCGGACGCTTCACAATCACATGATTGTTCACCGGGATATCCAGCCCGGAAACATCATGATCACAAAGAACCTCTCCGCGAAACTGGCGAATCTTGCCTCCGCGGCCCAGGAGGGCGACCTCAGCCCCCCGCCGGTCATAACCCCACAATATGCCGCGCCGGAATTACTTCTTGAGCAAAGATACGACAACCGCGTCGATATCTACGGCCTGGGAATGACGGTCTATGAGATATGCGTCGGAAGGCCGGCGCTGGAGCGTCATTTTCCTGAAATCTATTCCAGCCCGTTCCCCGTTGGTAAATGGATCGAATGGCAGACCGACGCAAGCCGCCATCTTCCCGACGCCAGTGAACTCAATCCACTCGTTCCTCCGGCACTCACAACCATTTTGCGGAAAATGACCGCCAAGAGTCTGGACCATCGTTACAGCTCAATCGACCAAGTGCTCGAAGCCGTTGCCGCCTACTTGACCGGCGCGCCCACCACTGCCTCTGCACGTCTGCTTAAGGGTTATAGCGAGTCAGGCGCGCAGGACTCGTGGCAACAGAAGCTACTCCCCAATGCCGAAGCACCGGCAGAAACTCGCGACAATTATGAAATGCCCGCCGCCGAACCGACTCGGCGCCGGACACATACCCACACCGTCCGTTCCGCTCGTCAACGCTTCCGAGACGAGGCCAGGTGGGAATGGGGCGCCGAAGCGATCGTTGAAACGCCCGTCGGGCCGCGAACGCGCGGTGCGGGTACCTGGAACCGTCAGCGTCGGCCGGGTCGTGGTTTCTCGCCGCCGCGCCCCCAAAAAGTCGTCGTTATTCCACCACCCCCAAGCTCCAAACCTATTGTCCACAAGAGTCACGCCCCCCGAGTCTTGGCTTGGACAATCAGTCTCCTGTTCTTCCTGATTAGCGTCGGTGCCATCGGGTACGGAGGTTGGTATTACAACTACGGCCCCGGCGCGACGCATCCCGTCGAACCGGTGATTGCCAAGGGCATCGCCGCGTACGAAGCGGGTCGATACGAGGAATCCGAAAGGCAATTCGCCGCGGCAGCCGGAATGAAGCTAAGCGATCGGGACAAGAACATCTGGAGCGAGCGAATTCAATTCTGGACGGAACTCGTCCAGGCTCAGTTCGCCCTAAACCGCGATGAATACGAAGTCGTTCAGGTCTTGCTGCGAAACGCTGCCAGGAGCGGCATCGACCCGGCCAAAGTAGATGAACTACAGCAAAAGGCTTGGTTGAAGCACGACGCGCAAAGGCTCGCCTCCCAGGGAATGGAGGAGATCGCCGCAGGCAACATTCATGCTGTCGAGGAAAAGCTCGAGGAATACGCCCAAAAGGCCGCCGCAGTAGGGCTCGATCCGACCAGGCTCGAATCGACACTCAAAGAGACGAAGCAGGATATCAAACAGCGGGAATACCTGCAGCAGGCGACGAAGGCCCTGAGAGAAGGAAAGTTCCTCGAAGCGATCACCGCATGCGAAAAGGCAGAGCAGGTCCTCGTGTCAACCGCGACCAGAGAACTCCGCAATGCAATCGCCAACGCTCAGGCCCGGCAGGACTGGATCGATAAGGGTGACCGAGCGATTGCTGATCGGGAATTCTCCGAAGCCGAGCGATGCTATAGTAATGCCCTCTTGATCGGCCCGGATATTGCCACTGAGAAGAAAGGTCGGTTGGCCAGAGCCTACGTGCTTCTCGATGAGGCCCTTGAAAACATTAAGGCGGGCGAACTGCTTGACGCCGAGAGCAAGCTCAAGAGCTCCCTTTGGAACACGGAAACACCGGAAGTCCGCGCCAAACTGGCCCAGTTGGATTCCGCCTTCGCCGCGGCACGTCTCGTCAGACGGGCCGACCGGCGCGCCGAGGAGGGCGATTTCGAAAGGGCGCGTTCCCTCTATGAGCGAGCCCTGCCGTCCCTCCCAACCCCCGCCGATGAACGATGTCGCCAGAAGCTGCTCGGTATCAAGCGAGCCAAACTCCTCTGGGACGGAGATCAAGCCTTGGGTAACGGCGACCGCGAAATGGCCGAGGATCTCTTCATCCAGGCACGCAAGCTGGCCCCCGGCAAGGATGTCGATGATCGCCTCAACCGCCTGAACCACCCAACCAGCGGCCCAGGCTGA
- the rplQ gene encoding 50S ribosomal protein L17, translating to MRHRLAGRHLSRSPSHHKAMRRNMAQSLFQHGEIETTLTKAKEIRPFVEKLITLARKNTLHSRQRLIALLNDRAALSQDEQERYDAMSSAQRERVLTSRSGRRHRTGQVPASYNKKTYTFVAKSVIHRLINDVAPMFKDRPGGYTRIIRLAKRRIGDNSDLAILQLVGNETATAGTPRKPAMPRRQTAAGRIRALEGKTSPKKSASGKGAKAEPKGAEGESAAE from the coding sequence ATGAGGCATAGACTAGCAGGACGACATCTTTCGCGGAGCCCGTCGCACCACAAGGCGATGCGTCGGAATATGGCGCAGAGCCTTTTTCAACATGGCGAGATTGAAACGACGCTGACGAAGGCAAAAGAGATTCGTCCGTTTGTCGAGAAGCTCATTACGCTGGCGAGGAAGAACACCCTCCACAGCCGGCAGCGGTTGATCGCGCTACTGAATGACCGCGCGGCCCTCTCGCAGGATGAGCAGGAGCGCTACGACGCCATGAGCAGCGCCCAGCGCGAGCGCGTCCTGACTTCGCGGTCCGGCCGGCGTCACCGCACGGGTCAGGTTCCCGCCAGCTACAACAAGAAGACCTATACCTTCGTCGCCAAGTCGGTGATTCACCGGCTGATCAACGACGTCGCGCCGATGTTCAAGGATCGACCCGGCGGCTATACGCGGATTATTCGATTGGCGAAGCGGCGCATCGGTGATAACAGCGATCTCGCCATCCTTCAGCTCGTCGGAAACGAGACGGCTACGGCCGGGACGCCGCGCAAGCCGGCCATGCCTCGCCGACAGACCGCGGCCGGCCGCATCCGTGCCCTTGAAGGCAAAACCAGCCCCAAGAAGTCCGCTTCCGGCAAGGGCGCCAAGGCGGAGCCCAAGGGTGCGGAAGGGGAGTCGGCGGCCGAGTAG
- a CDS encoding DNA-directed RNA polymerase subunit alpha — MRIRWRGLELPTRVLRDESASTPTYGKFMIEPFERGFGTTVGNSLRRILLSSLEGAAVTHVKIKGAEHEFTTLPGVLEDVTVLILNIKSLVVRLNSDVPKTMRLAVKGQAGKQVQIRAAQIEADAGIELINPDQHIATLNDAVDFEVEMTVGLGRGYATADDHKIEGEDQIIGIVPVDSVYSPVMRVRYRVEDTRVGQRTNYDRLVLEIWTNGTLAPELALVEAAKILRKHLNPFVQYFELGSGLAVAGAESDSVSSSSGVRADPSLLAQPIAFLDLSVRASNCLLSANISTVGELAAKDEADLLRLRSFGKTSLREVKRKLSDHGLSLRSEMGVDVDMNEEDDESEFEQEGSMGSFGSSPVSSGISGGMTPGSFATQPSESDPADASRGNPG; from the coding sequence ATGCGAATAAGGTGGCGAGGTTTGGAACTCCCGACGCGCGTTCTGCGGGACGAGTCGGCGAGCACGCCCACGTATGGAAAGTTCATGATCGAGCCGTTTGAGCGCGGCTTCGGTACGACGGTGGGCAACAGCCTTCGTCGAATCCTGCTGTCGAGCCTTGAGGGCGCGGCAGTCACGCACGTCAAGATCAAGGGTGCCGAACACGAGTTCACGACACTCCCTGGTGTTCTCGAGGACGTGACCGTCCTGATTCTGAATATCAAGTCGCTCGTGGTTCGCCTCAACAGCGATGTTCCCAAGACGATGCGGCTGGCCGTTAAGGGTCAGGCCGGCAAGCAGGTTCAGATTCGCGCGGCGCAGATCGAGGCAGACGCCGGGATTGAGCTGATCAACCCCGACCAGCACATCGCCACGCTGAACGACGCGGTGGATTTTGAGGTCGAGATGACCGTCGGACTGGGTCGCGGATACGCGACGGCCGACGATCACAAGATCGAGGGCGAGGACCAGATCATCGGCATTGTGCCGGTGGATTCGGTTTATTCGCCGGTCATGCGTGTTCGCTATCGCGTGGAAGATACACGCGTGGGTCAGCGCACCAACTACGATCGACTGGTGCTGGAGATCTGGACCAACGGAACGCTGGCGCCTGAGTTGGCCCTGGTCGAGGCGGCGAAGATTCTGCGCAAGCACCTCAACCCGTTTGTTCAGTATTTTGAACTTGGCAGCGGACTGGCGGTCGCCGGCGCGGAGTCGGACTCGGTTTCATCCAGTTCCGGCGTTCGTGCGGACCCGAGTCTTCTGGCTCAGCCCATTGCGTTTCTGGATTTGTCCGTTCGGGCGAGCAACTGTCTCCTCTCGGCGAATATTTCGACGGTCGGAGAACTGGCCGCCAAGGATGAGGCCGATCTTCTTCGACTTCGAAGTTTCGGCAAGACTTCGCTGCGAGAGGTGAAGCGAAAGCTCTCCGATCACGGCCTGTCGCTTCGGTCGGAGATGGGCGTCGATGTCGACATGAATGAAGAGGATGACGAATCGGAATTCGAGCAAGAGGGTTCCATGGGCTCGTTCGGTAGCTCGCCTGTCAGCTCGGGCATCTCCGGCGGCATGACGCCCGGGTCATTCGCTACCCAGCCATCGGAGTCCGACCCTGCCGACGCGTCCCGGGGAAACCCCGGTTGA
- the map gene encoding type I methionyl aminopeptidase — MAVLKSPREIELMRAAGRVVFSVLQRLRETVKPGVTTGELGQIAEEMIVAAGGVPLFKGVQTPHTKFPFPSAICASVNEEVVHGIPGDRVLKEGDIISVDCGVLLRGYCGDSATTLAVGRIDRETQRLLDVTSGSLEIAVREMKPGRWWSEVATAIQSHVESAGFSVVREFVGHGIGQEMHEEPKVPNYSDRKQRKDDFRLEPGLVLAVEPMVNAGGREVKSGDWTGWPQVTKDGRPSAHFEHTVAVTTTGVDILTDGR, encoded by the coding sequence ATGGCCGTGCTAAAGAGCCCGCGAGAGATTGAGCTGATGCGCGCCGCCGGTCGCGTCGTTTTTTCGGTGTTGCAGAGGCTCCGAGAGACAGTCAAGCCCGGTGTAACGACGGGTGAGCTGGGTCAGATCGCGGAAGAGATGATTGTAGCAGCGGGCGGAGTGCCGCTGTTCAAAGGCGTGCAGACGCCCCATACGAAGTTTCCTTTTCCATCGGCGATCTGCGCCAGTGTGAACGAGGAAGTGGTGCACGGGATACCGGGCGACCGGGTTCTGAAGGAAGGCGACATTATCAGCGTCGATTGCGGCGTGTTGCTTCGCGGCTATTGCGGCGATTCGGCTACGACGCTGGCCGTCGGTCGCATCGATCGGGAAACGCAGCGGCTGTTGGACGTGACCTCGGGCTCGCTGGAGATTGCGGTTCGCGAGATGAAGCCGGGGCGCTGGTGGAGCGAAGTCGCCACGGCGATTCAATCGCACGTGGAGAGCGCCGGGTTTTCTGTGGTTCGAGAGTTTGTCGGCCACGGGATCGGCCAGGAGATGCACGAGGAACCGAAGGTTCCGAACTATTCGGATCGCAAGCAGCGGAAGGACGATTTCCGGCTGGAGCCGGGATTAGTTCTGGCAGTCGAGCCGATGGTCAACGCCGGGGGCCGCGAAGTGAAGAGCGGCGACTGGACGGGTTGGCCGCAGGTGACAAAGGACGGGCGTCCGTCGGCTCATTTTGAGCATACGGTCGCAGTGACAACGACGGGTGTGGATATTCTGACCGACGGGAGGTAG
- a CDS encoding efflux RND transporter periplasmic adaptor subunit, with product MSLIPRRFYSIFAAPAAVLVSATTIFGQGGPSQVAVAPAELVEVAPTMRLVGTIRPRLRSVIAAEVSGLVAELPVDIGDEVRRGQILCRLRNTIRVAEHAEAVSRLAELEAARDEASAMLDKAAFESQRMTALWEEKRATEKEYTDARADHRAADGRARQAEHALQTQKEVVEVLADRLSQTEIRAPFDGVIVTKRTEVGAWVEQGGEIVELVDLTVVRARVNVPEAIIAHCQVGRDALVRVDALKSDYPAKISRVVPDADERARTFPVEVDVENPERELRAGMFVSVAMPSGPSGKQLVVPKDAVVVRGAGRILFVVREGEKGATAMPVSVSIISEVRDRLAVEASGLSAGDRVVIRGNEYMFAPGPVVVVSDTSTDSGDGGATKAAVHAATTQPSDEG from the coding sequence ATGAGCCTCATTCCTCGACGATTTTACAGCATTTTTGCGGCCCCGGCGGCCGTTCTCGTTTCAGCCACGACGATCTTCGGTCAGGGGGGGCCGTCGCAGGTCGCCGTTGCGCCGGCTGAACTTGTCGAGGTGGCGCCCACGATGCGACTGGTGGGGACGATCCGCCCGCGGCTGCGAAGCGTGATTGCTGCGGAAGTGTCGGGGTTGGTGGCTGAACTTCCCGTGGACATCGGGGACGAGGTGCGGAGGGGTCAGATCCTTTGTAGGTTGCGCAACACGATCCGGGTGGCGGAACACGCCGAGGCCGTTTCCCGCCTGGCCGAATTGGAGGCGGCGCGGGACGAGGCGAGCGCCATGCTCGACAAGGCGGCGTTCGAGTCCCAGCGAATGACGGCGCTGTGGGAGGAAAAGCGCGCCACGGAGAAGGAATACACCGATGCGCGGGCCGATCATCGGGCTGCTGACGGCCGGGCACGGCAGGCCGAGCACGCGCTTCAAACACAGAAAGAAGTGGTAGAGGTCCTGGCCGATCGTCTCTCGCAGACTGAGATTCGTGCTCCATTCGATGGCGTCATCGTGACGAAGCGAACCGAGGTCGGCGCCTGGGTCGAGCAGGGCGGCGAAATCGTGGAGCTTGTCGATTTGACGGTCGTTCGGGCCAGGGTCAATGTACCGGAGGCGATCATCGCGCATTGTCAAGTCGGCAGGGATGCGCTGGTGAGGGTGGATGCACTCAAGTCGGACTATCCGGCGAAGATATCGCGGGTCGTTCCTGACGCTGACGAGCGGGCGCGTACATTTCCCGTAGAGGTTGACGTTGAAAACCCGGAGCGAGAGCTTCGGGCGGGCATGTTTGTCAGCGTGGCGATGCCGTCGGGCCCGTCGGGCAAGCAACTGGTTGTACCCAAGGATGCGGTCGTTGTTCGCGGTGCGGGCAGGATCCTGTTTGTTGTGAGAGAAGGCGAAAAGGGCGCGACGGCCATGCCGGTATCCGTCAGCATTATTTCGGAAGTTCGGGACCGATTGGCGGTTGAGGCGAGCGGATTGTCGGCAGGCGATCGAGTTGTGATACGAGGCAACGAATACATGTTTGCTCCCGGGCCGGTCGTCGTTGTGTCCGATACATCAACGGATTCGGGTGACGGCGGCGCAACGAAGGCCGCCGTACACGCGGCAACAACTCAGCCTTCCGACGAGGGCTAA
- the rpmJ gene encoding 50S ribosomal protein L36 gives MKVRSSVRRICENCKLIKRKGVVRVICSANPRHKQRQG, from the coding sequence ATGAAAGTTCGCAGCAGCGTTCGCCGCATATGTGAGAATTGCAAGCTGATCAAGCGAAAGGGCGTTGTACGCGTCATTTGCTCGGCTAATCCGCGGCACAAGCAGCGGCAGGGATAA